The following are encoded together in the Cicer arietinum cultivar CDC Frontier isolate Library 1 chromosome 2, Cicar.CDCFrontier_v2.0, whole genome shotgun sequence genome:
- the LOC101489685 gene encoding thaumatin-like protein → MQTYSTGASTLHHYRIRSTPSNTGQPIIAYGGFCLASSQTKKIQAPWSWSGRIWASTGCNFDSNSWKPSCETGDSDGKLACNGLIGTPPATLDEITLQGDKGKTNFYGVSLVDGYIVPVSITPSKNINSKCNIEGCLKDVKSLCPNELQSLESVKKKEEEEAKKKEVQLKAVKADGKSAEEVKDNGAIY, encoded by the exons ATGCAAACTTATTCAACAGGAGCTTCAACTTTGCATCATTACCGAATAAGAT CAACTCCATCAAACACTGGCCAACCAATTATAGCATATGGTGGATTCTGCCTTGCATCAAGCCAAACCAAGAAAATTCAAGCACCATGGTCATGGAGTGGTAGAATTTGGGCTAGTACAGGTTGCAATTTTGATTCAAATAGTTGGAAACCATCTTGTGAAACAGGGGATAGTGATGGAAAACTAGCATGCAATGGACTAATAGGTACTCCACCAGCTACATTAGATGAAATCACACTTCAAGGTGATAAAGGGAAAACAAATTTCTATGGTGTTAGTCTTGTTGATGGTTACATTGTTCCTGTTTCTATCACACCAAGCAAGAACATTAATTCAAAATGTAACATTGAAGGTTGTTTGAAGGATGTTAAAAGTTTGTGTCCTAATGAGCTTCAATCTCTTGAGAGTGTAAAGAAAAAGGAAGAGGAGGAGGCAAAGAAAAAGGAAGTTCAGCTGAAGGCAGTGAAGGCTGATGGAAAATCTGCAGAAGAAGTGAAGGACAATGGTGCCATCTATTAG
- the LOC101505605 gene encoding LOW QUALITY PROTEIN: AAA-ATPase ASD, mitochondrial-like (The sequence of the model RefSeq protein was modified relative to this genomic sequence to represent the inferred CDS: inserted 1 base in 1 codon): protein MGIGEIWSQLGSIMASIMFVYAMYEQFFPPRLRRYFQKYTQKITNLTYPYIQITFHELSGERLRQSETYKDIQTYLSDNSSKKAKRLKAEVVKDSQTPIVLSMDDNQEITDEFNGIKVWWSANHITTKSQQFSYYPASDEKRFLTLTFHKSHLDVITNSYIQHVLEKGKAIKLKNRQLKLFTNNPSNDWWGYKKSKWSHTTFEHPARFETLAMEPNKKEEIINDLVXYYAKVGKAWKRGYLLYGPPGTGKSTMISSIANFMNYDVYDLELTTVKDNNELKRLLIETSSKSIIVLEDIDCSLDLTGQRKKKKEKDGDDESEEAKKDPIKKSEEEQKKESKVTLSGLLNFIDGIWSACGSERIIIFTTNFVDKLDPALIRRGRMDKHIEMSYCSYEAFKVLARNYLDVESHDEFFPIIEKLLGETNMTPADVAENLMPKSISEDFESCLKTLVQSLESAKKKAEEEAKKKVEDEEAQLKIEKEKQELVQEEEKVKINGNIEGKLKENGVIN, encoded by the exons ATGGGAATTGGAGAAATATGGTCACAACTAGGGTCAATTATGGCAAGCATAATGTTTGTATATGCCATGTATGAGCAATTCTTCCCACCACGTCTTCGtagatattttcaaaaatacacaCAAAAAATCACAAACCTTACATACCCTTACATCCAAATAACCTTCCATGAGTTATCTGGAGAACGTTTAAGACAAAGTGAAACTTACAAAGACATTCAAACATATCTTAGTGATAACTCATCAAAAAAAGCCAAAAGACTTAAAGCTGAAGTGGTCAAAGATAGTCAAACTCCAATTGTCCTAAGCATGGACGATAATCAAGAGATTACAGATGAGTTTAATGGAATCAAAGTGTGGTGGTCTGCTAATCACATcaccacaaaatcacaacaattTTCATATTACCCTGCCTCTGATGAAAAGAGATTCTTAACACTAACTTTCCACAAAAGCCACCTTGATGTTATTACTAACTCATATATTCAACATGTGTTGGAAAAAGGAAAAGCTATTAAATTGAAGAATAGGCAACTTAAGCTTTTCACAAACAATCCTAGCAATGATTGGTGGGGGTATAAAAAATCAAAGTGGAGTCACACAACTTTTGAACACCCTGCAAGGTTTGAAACACTTGCAATGGAACCAAACAAGAAAGAAGAGATCATAAATGATCTTG AATATTATGCTAAAGTTGGTAAAGCTTGGAAACGTGGTTATTTACTTTATGGTCCTCCTGGAACTGGAAAATCTACAATGATATCCTCTATTGCTAATTTCATGAACTATGATGTTTATGATCTTGAATTAACAACTGTTAAGGATAATAATGAGTTGAAGAGACTTTTGATCGAGACGTCGAGTAAATCGATTATAGTTCTTGAAGATATCGATTGTTCGCTCGATCTTACAggtcagaggaagaagaaaaaggagaaaGATGGTGATGATGAGAGTGAGGAGGCAAAAAAGGATCCTATTAAGAAAAGTGAAGAAGAACAGAAAAAGGAAAGTAAGGTAACACTTTCTGGATTGTTGAATTTTATTGATGGAATTTGGTCAGCATGTGGAAGTGAGAGGATCATAATTTTCACAACAAATTTTGTGGACAAACTTGATCCTGCTCTAATTAGAAGGGGAAGAATGGATAAACATATTGAAATGTCTTATTGTAGTTATGAAGCTTTTAAGGTACTTGCAAGAAACTACTTAGATGTTGAGTCACATGATGAATTTTTTccaattattgaaaaattgttGGGAGAGACTAACATGACACCTGCTGATGTTGCTGAGAATTTGATGCCAAAGTCAATTAGTGAAGATTTTGAGTCTTGTTTGAAGACTTTGGTTCAATCTCTTGAGAGTGCAAAGAAAAAAGCAGAggaggaagcaaagaaaaaagtTGAGGATGAGGAAGCACAATTGaaaatagagaaagaaaaacaagaattgGTTCAAGAGGAAGAAAAAGTGAAGATTAATGGAAATATTGAGGGAAAATTGAAGGAGAATGGTGTCATCAATTAG